A part of Citrifermentans bremense genomic DNA contains:
- a CDS encoding RelA/SpoT family protein, whose protein sequence is MIRLNDILEKVASYNPGCDLDLLRKAYVFCAKVHQGQTRLSGEPYLIHPMEVAGILADLRLDLPAVVTGLLHDTVEDTLTTHEELESLFGAEVARLVDGVTKIGKIHFKTKEESQAENFRKMLLAMATDIRVILVKLADRLHNMRTLQYQPEPKQRTIAKETLDIYAPIANRLGISWVKGELEDLSFRYLEPQLYYDLAGKVAKKKQERESYVTTVKEIIKKQLEEHGIKGDVSGRSKHLYSIYRKMQSRNVDIDEIYDLIAIRVSVDDIRECYEVLGVIHSTWKPIPGRFKDYIAMPKGNMYQSLHTTVIGPYGERMEVQIRTFEMHRVAESGIAAHWKYKEGKGYDDKDVKRFTWIRQLLEWQQELDDSKEFMDTVKVELFPEDVFIFTPKGDVKGFPKGSTPIDFAYSVHTDVGHRCVGAKVNGKLVPLKYELKTGDIVEVITSPHHTPSKDWLKIVKSSRARNKIRAWVKTEERMRSITLGREICEKEFRRFSLNFGKLQKAGELKKVAQEFGFIAEDDLMASVGYGKLSVNQILSKLVPADKLDAAKEQKETRIGKVIEKLKGKSSSAIQISGVEDVLVRFGKCCNPLPGDEITGFITRGRGVTVHTADCPFALALEPERRIDVAWNKGRKSALPVKIRVVCNDEKGILANIATAITNCEANISSASIQSTLDKRGENLFEVDVTDLDHLKKVFAAIMKVKGVIKVERLKS, encoded by the coding sequence ATGATAAGACTCAACGACATACTGGAGAAGGTCGCCTCCTACAACCCCGGCTGCGACCTGGATCTGCTCCGCAAGGCCTACGTCTTCTGCGCCAAGGTGCACCAGGGGCAGACCCGGCTCTCGGGCGAGCCGTACCTGATCCACCCCATGGAGGTGGCCGGGATACTCGCGGACCTGCGTCTGGACCTTCCAGCCGTGGTCACCGGGCTTTTGCACGACACGGTCGAGGACACCCTGACGACACACGAGGAGCTGGAGTCGCTTTTCGGCGCCGAGGTGGCAAGGCTCGTCGACGGCGTCACCAAGATCGGCAAGATCCACTTCAAGACCAAGGAGGAGAGCCAGGCGGAGAACTTCCGCAAGATGCTCCTCGCCATGGCCACCGACATCAGGGTCATCCTGGTGAAGCTCGCCGACCGCCTGCACAACATGCGCACCCTGCAGTACCAGCCCGAGCCCAAGCAGCGCACCATTGCCAAGGAAACGCTCGACATCTACGCACCCATCGCCAACCGGCTCGGGATCTCCTGGGTCAAGGGGGAGCTGGAGGACCTGTCCTTCCGCTACCTGGAGCCCCAGCTCTACTACGACCTGGCCGGCAAGGTGGCGAAGAAGAAACAGGAGCGCGAGAGCTACGTCACGACGGTGAAGGAGATCATCAAGAAGCAGCTGGAGGAGCACGGCATCAAGGGGGACGTCTCCGGGCGCTCGAAGCATCTCTACTCCATCTACCGCAAGATGCAGAGCCGCAACGTCGACATAGACGAGATCTACGACCTGATCGCGATCCGCGTCTCGGTGGACGACATCCGCGAGTGCTACGAGGTTTTGGGGGTCATCCATTCCACCTGGAAGCCTATCCCCGGGCGCTTCAAAGACTACATCGCCATGCCCAAGGGGAACATGTACCAGTCGCTGCACACGACGGTGATCGGTCCCTACGGAGAGCGCATGGAGGTGCAGATCCGCACCTTCGAGATGCACCGCGTGGCGGAATCGGGGATCGCGGCGCACTGGAAGTACAAGGAAGGGAAGGGGTACGACGACAAGGACGTCAAGCGCTTCACCTGGATCAGGCAGCTCCTCGAATGGCAGCAGGAACTGGACGACTCCAAGGAGTTCATGGACACGGTCAAGGTCGAGCTCTTCCCGGAGGACGTCTTCATCTTCACCCCGAAAGGGGACGTGAAGGGTTTCCCCAAGGGGTCGACCCCCATCGACTTTGCCTACTCGGTCCACACCGACGTGGGGCACCGCTGCGTCGGCGCCAAGGTGAACGGCAAGCTGGTCCCGCTCAAGTACGAGCTGAAGACTGGCGACATCGTAGAGGTGATCACCTCGCCGCACCACACCCCCTCCAAGGACTGGCTGAAGATAGTCAAGAGCTCCCGCGCGCGCAACAAGATCCGGGCCTGGGTGAAGACCGAGGAGCGGATGCGGAGCATCACGCTTGGGCGCGAGATCTGCGAGAAGGAGTTCCGCCGCTTCTCGCTCAACTTCGGCAAGCTGCAAAAGGCAGGCGAGCTGAAGAAGGTGGCCCAGGAGTTCGGCTTCATCGCCGAGGACGACCTGATGGCGTCGGTTGGCTACGGCAAGCTCTCGGTGAACCAGATCCTCTCCAAGCTGGTTCCCGCCGACAAACTCGACGCCGCCAAGGAGCAGAAGGAAACGCGGATCGGGAAGGTGATCGAGAAGCTGAAGGGGAAATCCTCATCGGCGATCCAGATCAGCGGCGTGGAAGACGTGCTGGTGCGCTTCGGCAAGTGCTGCAACCCGCTTCCCGGCGACGAGATCACCGGCTTCATCACCCGCGGGCGCGGGGTCACCGTGCACACGGCGGACTGCCCCTTCGCCTTGGCGCTGGAGCCCGAGCGTCGCATCGATGTAGCCTGGAACAAGGGGAGAAAGAGCGCGCTCCCGGTCAAGATCCGCGTCGTCTGCAACGACGAGAAGGGGATCCTGGCCAACATCGCCACCGCCATCACCAACTGCGAGGCGAACATATCCAGCGCCTCAATCCAGAGCACCCTCGACAAGCGGGGTGAGAACCTCTTCGAGGTGGACGTGACCGACCTCGACCACCTGAAGAAGGTCTTCGCCGCCATCATGAAGGTCAAGGGGGTCATCAAGGTGGAAAGGCTGAAAAGCTAG
- a CDS encoding RidA family protein, whose amino-acid sequence MKKEIIVTDQAPKAIGPYSQGVKAGGFLFLSGAIALDPASGEIVKGGIVAETEQVMKNIGALLDAAGVGFGDVVKTVIYLADMGDFATVNGIYGRFFEAAAPARVTVEVKGLPRGALVEIEVTALCG is encoded by the coding sequence ATGAAAAAGGAGATCATCGTGACGGACCAGGCGCCCAAGGCGATCGGTCCTTATTCCCAGGGTGTGAAGGCGGGAGGGTTCCTCTTTCTTTCCGGGGCCATCGCGCTCGACCCGGCATCGGGGGAGATAGTCAAGGGGGGGATCGTCGCCGAGACCGAGCAGGTGATGAAGAATATCGGCGCGCTCTTGGATGCGGCCGGCGTAGGCTTTGGCGACGTAGTGAAGACCGTGATCTACCTGGCCGACATGGGCGATTTCGCCACGGTGAACGGGATCTACGGCCGCTTCTTCGAGGCAGCGGCTCCGGCACGGGTCACCGTCGAGGTGAAGGGGCTGCCGCGCGGCGCGCTGGTCGAGATCGAGGTGACTGCCCTCTGCGGCTAG
- the rpmB gene encoding 50S ribosomal protein L28, with amino-acid sequence MSRICEICGKGPSFGNNVSHANNKTSKIWRPNLQKIKAVKNGTVRSIKVCTRCIRSGHVTKAL; translated from the coding sequence ATGTCCAGAATATGCGAGATTTGCGGTAAAGGCCCTAGCTTCGGGAATAATGTCAGCCACGCTAACAACAAGACCAGCAAAATCTGGCGCCCGAACCTGCAGAAGATCAAGGCCGTTAAAAACGGTACCGTCAGGAGCATCAAGGTCTGCACCCGCTGCATCCGCTCCGGTCACGTCACCAAGGCCCTCTAG
- a CDS encoding YdcF family protein: MALLKGLFSLMVLILIVLSVLFVDFVYKTFSLPQRDVKADAIVVLTGGRGRVEEGIKLYRAGQGKLLFLIGVDPLVKKHELYQGAGAENVYLEKTSRNTLENAIYARDMIMKHKVNSIKLITSRYHMKRSTILFRNALPKDVAIYPHPVDSSNLKEEWWNHKGSFKLLFSEFYKYCILRLFFLFAPGELRPIPITN, translated from the coding sequence ATGGCTTTATTGAAAGGGCTGTTTTCGCTCATGGTGCTGATCCTGATCGTGCTGAGCGTTTTGTTCGTGGATTTCGTCTATAAGACCTTTTCGCTGCCGCAGCGCGACGTCAAAGCCGACGCCATCGTGGTGTTGACCGGCGGCCGCGGCCGGGTCGAGGAAGGGATCAAGCTGTACCGCGCCGGCCAGGGGAAGCTCCTCTTTCTCATCGGTGTCGACCCGTTGGTGAAAAAGCACGAGCTCTACCAGGGGGCGGGGGCGGAGAACGTCTATCTGGAGAAGACGTCGAGGAACACCCTGGAGAACGCCATCTACGCCCGGGACATGATCATGAAGCACAAGGTGAACTCCATCAAGCTGATCACCTCGCGCTACCACATGAAGCGCTCCACCATCCTGTTCCGTAACGCGCTCCCCAAGGACGTCGCCATCTACCCCCATCCGGTCGATTCCAGCAACCTGAAGGAGGAGTGGTGGAACCACAAGGGGAGCTTCAAGCTCCTCTTCTCCGAGTTCTACAAGTACTGCATCCTGCGGCTCTTCTTCCTCTTCGCGCCCGGCGAGCTGAGGCCGATCCCTATAACCAATTGA
- the metG gene encoding methionine--tRNA ligase encodes MKPAYYVTTPIYYVNDVPHIGHAYTTLAADVLARYKRLKGFDVFFLTGTDEHGQKVEKAAIAAGETPLELADRVMKRFQSLWEKLEISNTDFIRTTQERHKKGVSVLFERVMEKGDIYLGEYEDWYCTPCETFWTETQLIDYKCPDCNRPTEKLKEESYFFRMSKYQDQLLAHIEANPDFIQPKSRRNEIISFVKEGLRDLSVSRTTFQWGIPVPGNDKHVVYVWFDALTNYITALGYPDEAGNFGKYWPCDVHLIGKDILRFHTVYWPTFLMAAGLPIPKKVFAHGWWTVEGQKMSKSLQNVVEPNMLVDKYGVDAVRYFLLREVPFGLDGDFSHQALVHRINSDLANDLGNLLNRSTAMLGKYFGGVLQAPGEETELDAAYREKTVAMIEQVDGFIEDLAFSRALQAIWEVISAGNKYIDETAPWTLAKDPEKRERLATVMYYMLESQRVVYSLLSAFMPKTSEKGLCCLGCTQAPEASDLAWGGLKPGTPIAKAEALFPRIEEKAE; translated from the coding sequence ATGAAGCCCGCCTACTACGTCACCACCCCCATCTACTACGTAAACGACGTCCCGCACATAGGCCACGCCTACACCACGCTGGCGGCTGACGTGCTGGCGCGCTACAAGCGGCTCAAGGGCTTCGACGTCTTCTTCCTGACCGGCACCGACGAGCACGGGCAAAAGGTGGAGAAGGCGGCCATCGCCGCCGGCGAGACCCCGCTGGAATTAGCCGACCGCGTCATGAAGCGCTTCCAGTCGCTTTGGGAGAAGCTGGAGATCTCCAACACCGACTTCATCAGGACCACCCAGGAGCGCCACAAGAAAGGGGTATCGGTGCTCTTCGAGAGGGTGATGGAGAAAGGGGACATCTACCTCGGGGAATACGAGGACTGGTACTGCACCCCGTGCGAGACCTTCTGGACCGAGACCCAGTTGATCGACTACAAGTGCCCCGACTGCAACCGTCCGACCGAGAAGCTCAAGGAGGAATCGTACTTCTTCAGGATGAGCAAGTACCAGGACCAGCTCCTGGCCCACATCGAGGCGAACCCCGACTTCATCCAGCCGAAAAGCCGCCGGAACGAGATCATCTCCTTCGTCAAGGAGGGACTGCGCGACCTCTCCGTATCCCGCACCACCTTCCAGTGGGGGATTCCGGTCCCGGGCAACGACAAGCACGTGGTCTACGTCTGGTTCGACGCGCTCACGAACTACATCACCGCGCTCGGCTACCCCGACGAAGCTGGTAACTTCGGCAAATACTGGCCCTGCGACGTGCACCTGATCGGCAAGGACATCCTCAGGTTCCACACCGTCTACTGGCCCACCTTCCTGATGGCGGCCGGGCTCCCGATCCCCAAGAAGGTGTTCGCCCACGGCTGGTGGACCGTCGAAGGGCAGAAGATGAGCAAGAGCCTGCAGAACGTGGTCGAGCCCAACATGCTGGTCGACAAGTACGGGGTGGACGCGGTGCGCTACTTCCTGCTGCGGGAGGTCCCCTTTGGTCTGGACGGCGACTTCTCGCACCAGGCGCTCGTCCACAGGATCAACTCGGACCTTGCCAACGACCTGGGGAACCTGTTGAACCGCTCCACCGCGATGCTGGGGAAATACTTCGGCGGCGTGCTGCAGGCCCCCGGCGAGGAGACCGAGCTGGACGCGGCCTACCGCGAGAAGACCGTCGCCATGATCGAGCAGGTGGACGGCTTCATCGAGGACCTCGCCTTCAGCCGCGCGCTGCAGGCTATCTGGGAGGTCATCTCAGCCGGCAACAAGTACATCGACGAGACCGCCCCCTGGACCCTCGCCAAGGACCCGGAGAAAAGGGAGCGCCTGGCGACCGTCATGTACTATATGCTGGAGTCGCAGAGGGTGGTCTACTCACTTCTCTCCGCCTTCATGCCCAAGACCTCCGAGAAGGGGCTTTGCTGTCTCGGTTGCACGCAGGCGCCCGAAGCCAGCGACCTTGCCTGGGGCGGCCTCAAGCCCGGCACCCCGATCGCCAAGGCCGAGGCGCTCTTCCCCAGGATCGAGGAAAAAGCGGAGTAA
- a CDS encoding PSP1 domain-containing protein has product MAKIARIQFNTAGKLYDFALGKTTVKPGDRVIVETERGKSIGQVVAGPIEVDDALIPEGIKQIQRLAEAADLATLAANTAKEKEAHKFCLTRIKERGMDMKLVRVEYLFDGSKAIFYFTADGRVDFRELVKDLAHAFHTRIEMRQIGVRDESKMVGGIGICGRELCCSSYLREFEPVSVKMAKEQNLALNPSKISGQCGRLLCCLSYEFDTYCSLRKGLPKCGKRVQCGCVDGEVVKVNVLQQTVTVRTGDDSMVTLNGDEISPENVSDRVKKPQGKGEQQGDKGKGPQGAGKQRRNRPQDVKERKKEKPQ; this is encoded by the coding sequence TTGGCTAAGATCGCAAGGATACAATTCAACACAGCTGGCAAGCTCTACGACTTCGCCCTCGGCAAGACCACGGTCAAGCCGGGCGACCGCGTCATCGTGGAAACCGAGCGCGGCAAAAGCATAGGGCAGGTCGTGGCAGGCCCGATCGAAGTGGACGACGCGCTGATCCCGGAGGGGATCAAGCAGATTCAACGCCTGGCGGAGGCCGCCGACCTGGCGACCTTGGCGGCCAACACGGCAAAAGAGAAGGAAGCGCACAAGTTCTGCCTGACCCGGATCAAGGAACGGGGCATGGACATGAAGCTCGTTCGGGTCGAGTACCTCTTCGACGGTAGCAAGGCGATCTTCTACTTCACCGCCGACGGCCGGGTCGACTTCCGCGAACTGGTGAAGGACCTGGCGCATGCCTTCCACACCAGGATCGAGATGCGCCAGATCGGCGTCAGGGACGAGTCGAAGATGGTGGGCGGGATCGGGATCTGCGGGCGCGAACTCTGCTGCTCCTCCTACCTGCGCGAGTTCGAGCCGGTCTCGGTGAAGATGGCCAAGGAGCAGAACCTGGCGCTCAACCCGAGCAAGATCTCCGGGCAGTGCGGCAGGCTCCTTTGCTGCCTCTCCTACGAGTTCGACACCTACTGCAGCCTCAGAAAGGGGCTCCCCAAGTGCGGCAAGAGGGTCCAGTGCGGCTGCGTCGACGGCGAGGTGGTGAAGGTGAACGTCTTGCAGCAGACCGTGACCGTCAGGACCGGAGACGACTCGATGGTCACGCTGAACGGCGACGAGATCAGCCCCGAGAACGTCAGCGACCGCGTCAAGAAGCCGCAGGGCAAGGGAGAGCAGCAGGGCGACAAGGGCAAAGGCCCGCAGGGCGCCGGCAAGCAGCGCCGCAACAGGCCCCAGGACGTCAAGGAAAGAAAAAAGGAGAAACCACAATGA
- the holB gene encoding DNA polymerase III subunit delta' → MPFSEVIGQDLAVSVLRRSIAMNRVSHAYLFSGIEGCGKKKTALAFVQAVFCGRDEACGVCSSCRKIASGQHPDLHLLEPDGAFIKIDQVRELQKELSYRPFEAPKKACIIDGADKFNLASGNALLKTLEEPPGNALMILITTERSTVLQTILSRCQALTFHPLPAALIEERLVRDQFPAQAARLAATLCGGSLKRGIEIATDGVLEGRVRFLERVLALELKDIAKVFAAAEEFAADKEGLPGLLELLLSFLRDVLIYRSTPEALANADLALLVEREASRCREVRVMELIEQLMNMRRMLARNVNARLALEVFFMKLAAR, encoded by the coding sequence ATGCCTTTTTCCGAGGTAATCGGCCAGGATCTTGCCGTATCCGTGCTCAGGCGCTCCATCGCCATGAACCGCGTTTCCCACGCCTACCTCTTCTCCGGGATCGAGGGGTGCGGGAAGAAGAAGACCGCCCTGGCCTTCGTGCAGGCGGTTTTCTGCGGCCGCGACGAGGCCTGCGGTGTCTGTTCCTCCTGCCGCAAGATCGCCTCGGGGCAGCACCCGGACCTGCACCTGCTGGAGCCGGACGGGGCGTTCATCAAGATAGACCAGGTGCGGGAGCTGCAAAAGGAGCTCTCCTACCGACCCTTCGAGGCCCCCAAGAAGGCGTGCATCATCGACGGGGCCGACAAGTTCAACCTCGCCTCCGGAAACGCGCTTTTGAAGACGCTGGAGGAGCCGCCGGGCAACGCCCTGATGATCCTGATCACCACGGAGCGCTCGACGGTGCTGCAGACCATCCTGTCGCGCTGCCAGGCGCTCACCTTTCACCCCCTTCCGGCCGCGCTCATCGAGGAGCGCCTGGTGAGGGATCAGTTCCCGGCCCAAGCGGCGCGGCTGGCGGCTACCCTTTGCGGCGGGAGCCTGAAAAGGGGGATCGAGATCGCCACCGACGGCGTGCTCGAAGGAAGGGTGAGGTTCCTGGAGCGGGTGCTGGCGCTGGAGCTGAAAGATATCGCCAAGGTTTTTGCCGCGGCCGAGGAGTTCGCCGCCGACAAGGAGGGGCTTCCTGGGCTTTTGGAACTGCTCCTCTCCTTCTTGAGGGACGTGCTGATCTACCGCTCCACCCCGGAGGCCCTGGCCAACGCCGACCTCGCGCTACTGGTGGAGCGGGAGGCGTCCCGCTGCCGCGAGGTACGGGTGATGGAGCTGATCGAGCAGTTGATGAACATGCGCCGGATGCTCGCCCGCAACGTGAACGCGCGGCTCGCCCTGGAGGTTTTCTTCATGAAGCTTGCGGCGCGCTAG
- the tmk gene encoding dTMP kinase: MGFFITFEGIEGCGKTTQLRLLKERLEAMGEKVTVTREPGGCPVADQMRAILLDAKNSAITPLAELLLYAAARAQHVQEVIVPALERGETVLCDRFTDATVAYQGHGRGLDLAVIEELNRLATGSVQPALTVLIDCPVEVGLSRALARIEATSGDKEERFERESLLFHQKVRNGYLTLAAAFAERFVVVDGSGDVQQTGLLVQEALCQRIESLSRAGLTPIKAGC, from the coding sequence ATGGGCTTTTTCATTACATTTGAAGGTATAGAAGGGTGCGGCAAGACGACCCAGTTGAGGCTTTTGAAGGAACGCCTCGAGGCGATGGGCGAAAAGGTGACCGTGACCCGCGAGCCGGGGGGCTGCCCGGTTGCAGACCAGATGCGCGCCATCCTGCTGGATGCGAAAAACAGCGCCATCACACCCTTGGCGGAACTGCTTCTTTACGCCGCGGCCCGGGCGCAGCACGTGCAGGAAGTGATCGTGCCGGCGCTTGAGCGCGGCGAGACCGTTCTTTGCGACCGCTTTACCGACGCTACCGTGGCCTACCAGGGGCACGGCAGGGGGCTCGACCTGGCCGTCATCGAGGAGCTGAACAGGCTCGCCACCGGGAGCGTGCAACCGGCGCTCACCGTGCTGATCGACTGCCCGGTGGAGGTGGGTCTGTCCCGCGCGCTGGCGCGGATCGAGGCGACCAGCGGGGACAAGGAGGAGCGCTTTGAGCGCGAGTCGCTCCTCTTCCATCAAAAGGTGCGCAACGGCTATCTGACCCTGGCCGCCGCCTTTGCGGAGCGCTTCGTGGTCGTCGACGGTTCCGGTGACGTACAGCAGACCGGACTGCTCGTGCAGGAAGCACTTTGCCAGAGGATTGAGAGCCTCTCCAGGGCGGGGCTCACCCCGATCAAGGCAGGGTGCTAG
- a CDS encoding methyl-accepting chemotaxis protein yields MFQTIKARLIALVALTAIFMTLIAVNSLIELRRENEIAKVMYQESMVGMNYLAKVGVLMRENRIQLLLAIQHDPLLETSKLHDHPVTLHLDPVKKNIEEITKIWAAHVKLMDKNDPEEAKLAEEYAAKRGQFVREGLKPCMAAVEAGDFHMAVLVTLSKINPLAKEATALADKLVDAQYKNAGIHYKKAEAAYRRSVTTTISLLVLTIGFGAVVAFFVIRGITRSSGRLAEAVDRMAGGDLTTRIDGMAKDEMGRIATAFNAMSEAFCGMIDQVAQTSGRIATAASQVHSTSEAMAAGAEQVASQATTVATAGEEMSATSGDIAVNCGMAAEASRHASSQATDGAAVVQGTVTIMNRIAERVKSTSTTIGSLGERSDQIGAIIGTIEDIADQTNLLALNAAIEAARAGEQGRGFAVVADEVRALAERTTRATREIGDMIKAIQSETRAAVVAMEESVQNVESGRAESDRSGASIQAILDQIGEVTTQINQIATAAEEQTATTSEISNNMMQITAVVQGTARGAHESAQAARQLSLIAEDLQRMVGQFRLR; encoded by the coding sequence ATGTTCCAGACTATCAAGGCGAGATTGATTGCATTGGTTGCATTGACCGCCATCTTCATGACACTGATCGCGGTAAACAGCTTGATAGAGTTGCGACGCGAGAACGAGATAGCGAAGGTCATGTACCAGGAGAGCATGGTGGGCATGAACTACCTCGCCAAGGTGGGCGTGCTGATGCGGGAAAACAGGATACAACTGTTGCTGGCCATCCAGCACGACCCCTTGCTTGAGACAAGCAAGCTGCACGATCATCCCGTGACGCTGCACCTCGATCCGGTGAAAAAGAACATAGAGGAGATCACGAAGATCTGGGCTGCGCATGTAAAACTGATGGACAAGAACGACCCGGAGGAGGCGAAACTTGCAGAGGAGTACGCGGCGAAGAGGGGGCAGTTCGTTAGGGAGGGGTTGAAGCCATGCATGGCTGCCGTCGAGGCGGGTGACTTTCATATGGCGGTGCTCGTCACCCTTTCGAAGATCAATCCTCTGGCGAAAGAGGCCACGGCATTGGCGGATAAGCTGGTCGACGCGCAGTACAAAAATGCAGGGATTCATTATAAAAAAGCCGAAGCTGCCTACCGTCGCTCGGTGACCACCACGATATCCCTGCTGGTGCTGACCATCGGGTTTGGAGCGGTAGTTGCCTTCTTCGTGATCCGCGGTATCACCCGCTCAAGCGGCAGGCTTGCGGAGGCAGTCGACCGCATGGCCGGGGGTGACCTTACGACCAGGATCGACGGGATGGCCAAGGACGAGATGGGGCGCATCGCCACCGCGTTCAACGCCATGTCCGAAGCGTTTTGTGGCATGATCGACCAAGTCGCCCAGACTTCCGGACGCATAGCCACTGCTGCCTCCCAGGTCCACAGCACCTCGGAGGCGATGGCTGCCGGCGCCGAGCAGGTGGCGTCCCAGGCAACCACGGTCGCCACGGCCGGCGAGGAGATGTCGGCTACCTCGGGGGACATCGCGGTTAACTGTGGTATGGCGGCAGAGGCGTCACGTCATGCCAGTAGCCAGGCGACGGACGGCGCCGCGGTCGTGCAGGGCACGGTAACCATCATGAACCGCATCGCGGAGCGCGTGAAAAGCACCTCCACCACCATAGGAAGCCTGGGAGAGCGCTCGGACCAAATCGGAGCGATCATCGGAACCATTGAGGACATCGCCGACCAGACCAACCTGCTGGCGCTTAACGCCGCCATCGAGGCTGCCAGGGCGGGCGAGCAGGGGCGCGGTTTTGCCGTGGTCGCCGACGAGGTGCGTGCACTGGCTGAACGCACCACCCGCGCCACCCGCGAGATCGGCGACATGATCAAGGCGATCCAAAGCGAGACCAGGGCGGCCGTCGTGGCCATGGAAGAGAGCGTGCAAAACGTGGAAAGCGGGCGCGCCGAATCCGACCGTTCCGGCGCCTCCATCCAGGCGATACTCGATCAGATAGGTGAAGTCACCACCCAGATCAATCAGATCGCCACCGCGGCCGAGGAGCAGACCGCGACCACCAGTGAGATCAGCAACAACATGATGCAGATCACCGCAGTGGTCCAGGGGACCGCGCGTGGAGCCCATGAATCGGCGCAAGCCGCCCGCCAGTTGAGCCTGATCGCCGAGGACCTGCAGCGCATGGTGGGGCAGTTCAGGCTCCGCTAG
- the rnc gene encoding ribonuclease III translates to MSDMQHDPLEGIEGRLGYRFRDRALLVEALTHRTYVNEAGGRDNQRLEFFGDAVLDFLLSDMLLVRFPESREGELTRIRAALVDEASLARIASELDLGQALRLGRGEEKGGGRLKRSLLADAFEALLAALYLDGGLDPARRVVEALFAPFLSCRDLLSGRDAKTELQEKGRLLKGELPRYQLKQVTGPDHDKRFTVEVYLGEELMGEGVGRTKKEAEQDAARAAFLLLKGEE, encoded by the coding sequence ATGAGCGACATGCAGCATGACCCCTTGGAGGGGATCGAAGGGCGCCTGGGCTACCGGTTTCGCGACCGCGCCCTTTTGGTGGAGGCACTGACCCATCGCACCTACGTCAACGAGGCGGGGGGGAGGGACAACCAGCGCCTCGAGTTCTTCGGCGACGCCGTGCTGGACTTTTTGCTCTCCGACATGTTGCTGGTGCGTTTTCCGGAGAGCCGAGAAGGGGAGCTGACCCGGATCCGGGCGGCGCTGGTGGACGAGGCGAGCCTGGCCAGGATCGCCTCCGAGCTGGACCTGGGGCAGGCGCTGCGTCTTGGGCGCGGCGAAGAGAAGGGGGGAGGGAGGCTGAAACGCTCGCTTCTGGCCGACGCCTTCGAGGCGCTTTTGGCGGCGCTCTACCTCGACGGCGGTCTCGATCCGGCGCGCCGTGTGGTCGAGGCGCTTTTCGCGCCGTTTCTGTCCTGCCGCGACCTCCTTTCGGGACGCGACGCGAAGACCGAGCTGCAGGAAAAGGGAAGGCTCTTGAAAGGCGAGCTCCCCCGCTACCAGTTGAAGCAGGTCACCGGTCCGGACCATGACAAGCGCTTCACTGTCGAGGTCTACCTGGGCGAGGAGCTGATGGGGGAGGGGGTAGGGAGGACCAAGAAGGAAGCGGAGCAGGACGCCGCGCGCGCCGCCTTTCTCCTTTTGAAGGGGGAGGAATGA